From Paenibacillus sp. V4I7, one genomic window encodes:
- a CDS encoding extracellular solute-binding protein, which produces MTKKNTAILLSALTAVSLIAGCANKIDSSAEATKSEGEAPKGPIKISIMADLQTTEVPSDKLEKVLEQKTNSELHIQWVPDGSYDEKFQAAFATGSLPQVVYLKNAASFTLVRDAVKNNQFWEVGPFLLDYPNLKSLNPTILNHTAVGGKIYSLYQERQPARAGFIYRKDWADKLGLTAPKTVDELYTMLKKFKDADLAGGGKTIPLSDRNDLIYGAFKTVSMFFGTPNGWGVQDGKLIPDFMTKGYVDTMKFMKKLRDEGLINQDFPVTSKTDQQNLMVTGRSGLYIGTMGDVKGLQEKTVNNVPEAEYEVVNDIQGVDGKNITWGLSGYGTVVLFPKSSINSEQELKSILGVMDKFYSPEIADLLKYGLKDEHYAWKDGKIVPSTDSKLIEKEVRPYLNMALYESTNVTPAYYSLPVFEKAIKLSNGAVNFMITDPTISLDSKTFNEKGSRLQDLMKDATYQFILNKIDEAGFQAAVKKWENDGGQKIIDEFNEQYKK; this is translated from the coding sequence TTGACAAAGAAAAATACCGCCATATTGCTCTCCGCTTTAACGGCGGTTTCCCTGATAGCCGGATGTGCCAATAAGATCGACTCAAGTGCTGAAGCAACGAAATCAGAAGGTGAAGCTCCCAAAGGTCCGATCAAGATTAGCATCATGGCTGATTTGCAAACGACCGAGGTACCATCCGATAAGCTCGAGAAGGTTCTTGAGCAAAAAACAAATTCCGAACTGCACATTCAATGGGTGCCGGACGGTTCTTATGATGAGAAATTCCAAGCTGCTTTTGCAACGGGCTCCCTGCCCCAGGTTGTTTATTTGAAGAACGCGGCTTCCTTTACACTCGTGCGCGACGCCGTTAAGAATAATCAGTTTTGGGAAGTCGGTCCGTTCTTGTTGGATTATCCAAACCTGAAGAGCTTGAATCCGACAATTCTTAATCATACGGCTGTTGGAGGGAAAATTTACTCTCTATACCAGGAAAGACAGCCAGCTCGTGCGGGTTTCATTTACCGGAAGGATTGGGCCGATAAGCTGGGACTCACTGCACCAAAAACGGTAGACGAGCTATACACGATGCTGAAGAAGTTCAAAGATGCTGATTTGGCTGGCGGCGGCAAAACGATCCCACTGTCTGACCGTAATGATCTCATTTACGGCGCCTTCAAAACTGTTTCCATGTTCTTCGGAACACCGAACGGCTGGGGAGTTCAAGATGGCAAATTGATTCCTGACTTCATGACCAAAGGTTATGTTGACACCATGAAGTTTATGAAGAAGCTCCGCGATGAAGGCCTGATCAATCAGGATTTCCCGGTTACGAGCAAAACGGATCAGCAGAACCTGATGGTTACCGGCCGCTCAGGACTCTATATTGGGACGATGGGCGATGTCAAAGGACTTCAAGAGAAGACGGTGAATAACGTTCCGGAAGCGGAGTATGAGGTAGTGAACGATATCCAGGGCGTTGACGGCAAGAACATTACATGGGGGCTTTCAGGCTACGGAACTGTTGTCCTTTTCCCGAAATCTTCCATTAACTCCGAACAGGAGCTCAAGAGTATCTTAGGCGTCATGGATAAGTTCTATTCACCTGAAATAGCCGATCTTCTCAAGTACGGTCTCAAGGACGAGCATTATGCATGGAAGGATGGCAAAATAGTTCCTTCCACGGACAGCAAGCTAATTGAGAAGGAAGTAAGGCCCTATCTGAATATGGCACTGTACGAGTCAACAAATGTTACGCCTGCGTACTATTCTCTTCCTGTTTTTGAGAAAGCCATCAAGCTCTCGAATGGAGCCGTGAACTTTATGATTACGGATCCTACGATATCCTTGGACTCCAAAACATTCAATGAAAAGGGCTCCAGACTTCAGGATCTGATGAAAGATGCCACTTACCAGTTCATTTTGAACAAAATCGACGAGGCAGGCTTCCAGGCTGCTGTGAAAAAGTGGGAAAACGACGGCGGTCAAAAAATCATTGACGAATTTAATGAGCAGTACAAGAAGTAA
- a CDS encoding AraC family transcriptional regulator, producing the protein MLSHSVYSRSNLYLNQNLVQLKGATASIFVHYWGAKPQHKGNSPHAHSFFEICYVVEGEGVYSHDGVTYPLRAGTLYCSKPESRHYIQSEEGMLLLFLALEPIASESSQPFIRDFEQLCSYPHLFIPNADQTAPMLIWQALLIQASDSSIRYRESMEQLAYSLIISCISLFLHHCRSGDTASSATGSELQGTLKMAKAYIQTNLSNKIVLSDVAQSLHLSERQLSRLIAEELGQSFPSIVKTERIKRAAYLLGYTDIPLKKIAEDTGFESIHYFTQVFTREMGTPPSSFRKKCLNSASVDAWIHKYLEQVATRYQKYKQQDRPD; encoded by the coding sequence GTGCTGAGTCATTCTGTTTATTCACGAAGTAACCTGTATCTCAACCAAAACCTGGTTCAGTTAAAAGGAGCCACTGCATCCATCTTTGTTCACTACTGGGGAGCGAAGCCGCAGCATAAAGGCAATAGTCCCCATGCACATTCTTTTTTCGAGATTTGTTATGTCGTAGAAGGAGAAGGGGTATACTCTCACGATGGTGTTACCTATCCACTCCGGGCAGGAACGCTCTATTGTTCCAAGCCCGAAAGCCGTCACTATATTCAAAGTGAAGAAGGCATGCTGCTTCTATTTCTAGCACTTGAGCCGATAGCGTCAGAATCGAGTCAACCATTTATACGTGATTTTGAGCAATTATGCTCTTATCCTCATTTGTTCATCCCGAATGCAGACCAAACTGCACCTATGTTAATTTGGCAAGCCCTGCTCATCCAAGCTTCCGATTCTAGCATTCGCTATAGAGAATCCATGGAGCAGTTGGCCTATTCGCTTATCATAAGCTGTATCAGTCTATTTTTGCATCATTGTCGCTCTGGCGATACGGCTTCATCCGCTACTGGCTCGGAATTACAAGGAACACTTAAAATGGCCAAAGCCTATATACAGACGAATCTCTCCAATAAAATAGTGCTTTCGGATGTAGCTCAAAGCCTCCATTTGTCAGAACGTCAGTTGTCCCGCCTAATAGCAGAAGAATTGGGACAATCCTTTCCTTCGATCGTTAAAACCGAAAGAATCAAAAGAGCTGCTTATTTATTAGGATATACGGACATCCCTTTGAAAAAAATCGCTGAAGATACCGGTTTTGAAAGCATCCATTACTTTACGCAGGTCTTCACCAGGGAAATGGGTACTCCGCCCAGCAGCTTCCGCAAAAAGTGTTTGAACTCCGCATCCGTAGATGCATGGATTCACAAGTATTTAGAGCAGGTAGCGACTCGCTATCAAAAATATAAACAGCAAGATCGTCCCGATTAA
- a CDS encoding AraC family transcriptional regulator → MLREQSFYTKLILFSCAICIIPLLALGFFSYMKSSHSIQQHVNQGNVQLMEQTSSNLEQTLQTLDHSLNNFINSTLMLDALYKPMTTYDFQAYNAIRKELSYQQSSKTMVTDIILVNSTNNWVITNTGLYNLNEYAFKNSLLLYSNLPFNSNWLLLPNNSLGAADTESSGCKYMITLIKKMPLHTSEKRGLLFAAIPQCRLAALMGAPSDSHNVMVLDQSNRIVIHSDEAKVGQFVTESGIIPETDLALLAGKSGQFQSNSNDKDSTITFIRSEFNGWTYVSITDIAVTTKEARAIGWFTLYVLLGIIVLSVFFVWFGSRRMYFPIHGILKGIADRLPNSDKPHKNELLFIDEHLRDLFASNSKLHGELYQTGMQVRSFFLAKLYQGIVGNRELEESLERFGYSKQISSWNNLSTLTLQIDLLKETRYEQADLDLLLFAIKNIIEELIPGDNCLSPVIVEQTLTTTIGCSGLTTEAFCNQLYQWTEEIQRMIRNYLELDVSIGISLPFTHIHKAPRAYQEGLEALKRRLTLGEGVIIPYASINAGKHTLIYAYPKLQENELIDSIKLANEDRSSVVLNQWLKEVFQKERSPHEYQISLVRLLNNCMIVMQEAGIRLEQLNLQEGSLYEELLQLYVSSEIETWFKDRIILPMIQVFRDRQESQYQNLSEQIIDIIHKEYERDLTLEECASRMHYNVFYLSSVFKKETNMSFSEYLADYRFQISKKWLVETNLPIKDIAEKLTYTNAQNYIRFFRKLEGMTPGQYRTQFSAQNKYK, encoded by the coding sequence ATGCTGCGCGAACAAAGCTTTTACACCAAGCTCATCTTATTCAGTTGCGCCATCTGCATTATTCCACTTCTGGCGCTTGGTTTCTTTTCCTACATGAAATCATCGCACTCCATTCAACAACATGTCAATCAAGGCAATGTGCAGCTTATGGAACAAACGAGCAGCAATTTGGAGCAAACTTTGCAAACATTGGACCATTCCCTCAATAACTTCATCAATTCAACCTTAATGCTGGACGCTTTGTACAAGCCCATGACCACCTATGATTTTCAGGCCTATAATGCCATTCGTAAAGAGCTTTCATATCAGCAGTCCTCAAAGACCATGGTAACGGATATCATTTTGGTAAATTCAACTAATAATTGGGTGATCACGAACACGGGATTGTACAACTTAAATGAATACGCTTTCAAAAATTCATTGCTCCTCTACTCGAATTTGCCATTCAATTCAAACTGGCTGCTTCTGCCGAACAATTCCCTAGGAGCTGCAGATACGGAAAGCTCCGGCTGCAAATACATGATTACATTGATCAAAAAAATGCCTTTACATACTTCGGAAAAAAGAGGGCTATTATTTGCCGCTATCCCGCAGTGTCGTTTAGCGGCCCTCATGGGAGCTCCTTCGGATTCCCATAATGTGATGGTGCTTGACCAAAGCAATCGGATCGTCATCCATTCGGATGAAGCTAAAGTCGGGCAATTCGTAACGGAATCAGGCATCATACCAGAAACGGATCTCGCCCTCCTGGCGGGGAAATCCGGTCAATTTCAGTCCAATTCGAATGACAAAGACTCTACGATTACTTTTATTCGATCTGAGTTTAACGGTTGGACCTATGTTTCGATAACGGATATTGCTGTTACGACTAAGGAAGCACGAGCCATTGGCTGGTTTACTCTCTACGTGTTATTGGGAATCATTGTGCTGAGCGTTTTCTTCGTCTGGTTTGGTAGCAGAAGAATGTACTTCCCTATTCACGGGATACTGAAAGGAATCGCAGATCGACTTCCCAATTCTGACAAGCCGCATAAGAACGAGTTACTATTCATTGACGAGCATCTCAGAGATTTGTTTGCTTCTAATTCCAAGCTTCATGGAGAGCTTTACCAAACCGGGATGCAGGTACGCAGCTTTTTTCTTGCCAAGCTGTATCAGGGAATCGTCGGCAACAGAGAGCTTGAAGAAAGTCTTGAACGCTTCGGATATTCGAAGCAGATTTCCTCCTGGAACAATCTTTCCACGCTTACCCTGCAGATCGACCTACTGAAGGAAACGCGGTATGAACAGGCGGATTTGGATCTACTTTTGTTTGCCATTAAAAATATTATTGAGGAGCTGATCCCGGGTGATAACTGCTTGTCCCCGGTTATCGTCGAACAAACACTAACTACGACGATCGGCTGCTCTGGCCTCACAACCGAAGCATTCTGTAACCAGCTCTATCAATGGACGGAAGAGATCCAGCGAATGATCCGCAATTATTTGGAACTTGACGTCAGCATCGGGATAAGCCTGCCCTTCACCCATATCCACAAAGCTCCAAGAGCTTATCAGGAAGGACTTGAGGCTTTGAAGCGCAGGCTCACGTTAGGGGAAGGCGTCATTATCCCGTATGCGAGTATCAACGCAGGAAAACATACGCTTATCTATGCCTACCCGAAGCTGCAGGAGAACGAGCTTATCGATTCCATCAAGTTGGCAAATGAGGATCGATCTTCCGTTGTGCTTAACCAATGGCTGAAAGAAGTTTTCCAAAAAGAACGATCACCTCACGAATATCAGATTTCCTTAGTTCGTCTATTGAATAATTGTATGATCGTCATGCAGGAAGCAGGCATTCGACTCGAACAGCTAAATCTGCAAGAAGGCTCCTTATACGAGGAACTGCTTCAGCTCTATGTTAGCTCAGAAATCGAAACCTGGTTCAAGGATCGAATTATTCTGCCCATGATTCAGGTTTTCCGGGATCGGCAGGAATCCCAATACCAGAACTTGTCCGAACAAATCATCGATATCATTCATAAGGAATACGAGCGAGATTTAACGCTAGAAGAATGTGCTTCACGCATGCATTATAACGTCTTCTATTTAAGCAGTGTTTTTAAGAAAGAAACGAATATGTCTTTTAGTGAATACCTAGCTGACTATCGCTTCCAAATCTCCAAGAAATGGCTGGTAGAAACGAATTTACCCATCAAGGATATTGCTGAGAAACTAACTTACACGAATGCCCAAAACTATATCCGCTTCTTCAGAAAGCTAGAAGGAATGACTCCGGGCCAATACCGTACCCAGTTCTCTGCGCAAAATAAATATAAGTAA
- a CDS encoding glycoside hydrolase family 43 protein, with the protein MKTFRNPILPGFYPDPSICRDGEDYYMVTSSFEYYPGVPIFHSKDLIHWRQLGHVLDRPSQLNLDDTPSSRGIYAATIRYSNGMFYVVSTFVVSATGERRNFYVTAEDPAGSWSDPVWLPGAVGIDPSLFFDDDGKVYYTGNRKPPEGQQYEKHVEIWLQELDLEEKQLTGPTYSLWDGALKQIHATEGPHLYKINGYYYLVVAEGGTGHTHSTTIARSKTLTGPYEVAKTNPILTHRHLGRSYPIVNVGHSDFIETQNGEWYLVCLASRPYGGNYRNLGRETFLVPFVWEDGWPVVNPGKGIVEFELPSPNLPLRRWPSLAACDHFDAEILEDRWNFIRTPRGDFWSLSERPGYLRLRLKPETITQVANPSFIGRRQQHMNFAARTALEFTPLNEGDVAGLVLLQNEDYQYRMESALIDGEGVLRLIKREAGKDETLALRPYQATGRLYLMVEAIEQAYSFYFATNTEQWELLYDCADGRILSSDVAGGFTGAYLGMYASSNGQLSTNQADFDYFEYIEIFPNN; encoded by the coding sequence ATGAAAACATTTCGAAATCCCATCTTACCTGGTTTTTACCCGGACCCATCCATTTGTCGCGATGGGGAAGATTATTACATGGTCACCTCATCATTCGAGTATTATCCGGGTGTTCCGATTTTTCACAGCAAGGACTTGATTCATTGGCGGCAGCTTGGTCATGTCCTGGATCGTCCTTCGCAGTTAAATCTGGACGACACACCATCCTCTAGGGGGATTTATGCTGCGACAATCCGTTATTCTAATGGCATGTTTTACGTAGTTTCGACGTTTGTCGTTAGCGCTACTGGGGAACGGAGGAACTTTTATGTCACGGCCGAGGACCCAGCAGGTTCATGGTCAGATCCTGTCTGGTTGCCCGGTGCTGTCGGCATTGATCCTTCCTTATTTTTTGATGATGACGGGAAGGTCTACTATACGGGCAACCGTAAGCCGCCTGAAGGGCAGCAATATGAGAAGCACGTAGAAATCTGGCTGCAAGAATTGGATTTGGAAGAGAAGCAGCTGACAGGACCGACATACAGCTTATGGGATGGAGCCCTTAAACAAATTCATGCGACGGAAGGACCCCATCTTTACAAGATTAACGGTTACTATTACTTGGTCGTTGCCGAGGGTGGAACGGGTCACACACATTCAACGACGATTGCCCGCAGTAAAACCTTAACCGGCCCTTATGAGGTGGCCAAAACAAATCCGATTTTGACACACCGTCACCTCGGTCGGAGCTATCCCATCGTAAATGTGGGTCATTCGGATTTCATTGAAACGCAGAACGGCGAATGGTATCTCGTTTGTCTGGCATCCCGCCCTTACGGTGGTAATTACCGTAATTTGGGTAGGGAAACATTCCTCGTACCGTTCGTCTGGGAAGACGGCTGGCCGGTGGTGAATCCAGGTAAAGGAATCGTTGAGTTCGAGCTGCCGTCGCCGAATTTGCCGTTGCGACGATGGCCGTCACTCGCAGCCTGCGATCATTTTGATGCAGAGATCCTTGAGGATCGGTGGAATTTTATCCGTACGCCACGGGGGGATTTCTGGAGTTTGTCGGAGCGGCCAGGTTACCTGCGTCTACGACTGAAGCCTGAGACGATCACGCAAGTGGCGAATCCAAGCTTCATAGGCAGGAGGCAGCAGCATATGAATTTTGCTGCACGAACTGCATTAGAATTTACTCCACTTAACGAAGGGGATGTGGCTGGTCTGGTGCTTCTGCAAAATGAGGATTACCAGTATCGCATGGAGTCGGCGCTAATCGATGGAGAAGGTGTCCTCCGCCTGATCAAGCGGGAAGCGGGTAAAGATGAAACGCTGGCCCTCCGTCCTTACCAGGCAACCGGGAGATTGTATCTCATGGTCGAAGCGATTGAGCAGGCTTATAGTTTTTACTTTGCCACGAATACTGAACAGTGGGAGCTCTTGTACGATTGCGCCGATGGCCGAATTCTTAGCAGTGATGTGGCGGGAGGTTTTACCGGGGCTTATCTTGGAATGTATGCAAGTTCCAACGGGCAGCTCAGTACGAACCAGGCGGATTTCGACTATTTCGAGTACATTGAAATTTTCCCGAACAACTGA
- the gucD gene encoding alpha-ketoglutaric semialdehyde dehydrogenase GucD translates to MTEIKTYLNYVNSAWKAASSQEVDASMNPANRHEIVAYVQKSSTLDLDEAVTAAKMSLQGWRKLSGAARGEFLFKVADRLERRLDQIAEMMTREMGKTLPEAKGETARGVAILRYYAGEGMRKIGDVIPSTDNAALMFTTRVPLGVIGVITPWNFPVAIPIWKIAPALIYGNTVVFKPAQETAATAALVIECFHEAGLPSGVINMVTGQGGVIGQAMADHPDIGGVTFTGSDRVGKGVGQSALARGAKYQLEMGGKNPIIVAHDADLDLAVEATISGGLRSTGQKCTATSRVIIQSEIYEAFKMKLLKKIEAIRVGPGLDAETWMGPCASENQFHTVLSYIAKGVEEGGTLLCGGGKAQGQGLEAGFFIEPTVFEDISSSMTIAQEEIFGPVLALIKVDSFEEAIRIANDVKFGLSASVFTRDISKMLTFMHDIDAGLVRINAESAGVELQAPFGGMKQSSSGSREQGQAAIEFYTDIKTVFIKS, encoded by the coding sequence GTGACGGAGATTAAAACTTATCTAAATTATGTAAATAGCGCGTGGAAAGCAGCATCCAGCCAAGAGGTGGATGCCAGTATGAACCCGGCCAATCGCCATGAAATCGTCGCATACGTTCAAAAGTCGTCCACCCTTGATCTGGATGAAGCCGTAACCGCAGCTAAGATGTCACTGCAGGGATGGCGCAAATTGTCGGGGGCAGCCCGTGGCGAATTTCTGTTCAAAGTAGCGGATCGATTGGAACGCCGTTTGGATCAGATTGCGGAAATGATGACACGTGAGATGGGGAAAACGCTGCCTGAGGCAAAAGGGGAAACGGCGCGTGGCGTGGCGATTCTTCGCTACTACGCAGGTGAAGGGATGCGGAAGATTGGCGATGTTATCCCGTCTACGGATAATGCCGCTTTAATGTTTACGACGCGTGTGCCGCTTGGCGTTATTGGTGTTATTACCCCATGGAACTTTCCAGTTGCCATTCCGATTTGGAAAATAGCGCCTGCCTTAATCTACGGCAACACCGTGGTGTTTAAGCCTGCTCAGGAAACGGCCGCAACGGCAGCGCTGGTCATCGAATGCTTCCATGAAGCGGGTCTTCCCTCCGGCGTCATTAATATGGTGACGGGCCAAGGGGGAGTGATCGGACAAGCGATGGCCGATCATCCGGACATTGGCGGCGTCACATTCACAGGATCCGACCGAGTAGGGAAAGGGGTGGGGCAGAGTGCTCTGGCGAGAGGAGCCAAGTACCAGCTGGAAATGGGCGGCAAGAATCCAATTATCGTGGCGCATGATGCGGATCTGGACCTTGCGGTCGAGGCGACGATCAGCGGCGGCTTACGATCCACAGGGCAGAAATGCACAGCTACGAGTCGGGTCATCATTCAGAGCGAGATCTATGAAGCGTTTAAGATGAAGCTGCTGAAGAAGATTGAAGCGATTCGAGTGGGCCCTGGTTTGGACGCAGAAACTTGGATGGGGCCGTGCGCAAGCGAAAACCAGTTCCATACCGTTCTGTCTTACATCGCCAAAGGCGTGGAAGAAGGAGGTACCTTGCTTTGCGGAGGCGGTAAAGCTCAAGGACAAGGGTTGGAAGCCGGATTCTTCATTGAACCTACGGTCTTCGAAGACATTTCCAGTTCCATGACGATCGCGCAGGAAGAAATATTCGGTCCTGTGCTAGCTTTGATCAAGGTAGATTCGTTCGAGGAGGCAATCCGAATTGCCAATGACGTGAAGTTTGGACTCAGTGCGTCGGTATTCACACGGGATATTTCGAAAATGCTTACGTTCATGCATGATATCGATGCCGGACTTGTGCGGATCAATGCCGAAAGCGCAGGCGTGGAGCTGCAAGCACCGTTCGGAGGTATGAAGCAGTCCAGCTCAGGTTCGCGTGAGCAAGGGCAGGCTGCCATAGAATTTTACACGGATATTAAGACTGTATTCATTAAATCCTAA
- a CDS encoding mannonate dehydratase encodes MMKVSVQVPTCELSDSDLRQMCQLGVDCIDFTQGGSFPGVREQGYPDLDKLLQLKRRIRSHGMEINRVTLPNMTSSFMLDEPGSEIQLDNVCSAIQTFGEAGITLVRQRFAGDVFPYMAEEYTAVHRGGTLVRGESMKRSPDQQPPTVEQLNEWWKRFDIVFGKLVPLAEAYNVNLAVHPSDTPYHNTPFGGLGLNRVIDAFPSRNVGLVYCVGTRGEAGGTPLVLDEIYQYGRKDRIFLVHFRNIRGSLATAGAFEEAMLDDGHMNMAKILLALHKVGYNGCINPDHIPMLEMDRAPRPQSGMSWVGWAYAVGYVKALLAALTEFRGGRD; translated from the coding sequence ATGATGAAGGTATCCGTTCAAGTTCCAACTTGTGAATTGTCAGATAGCGATTTAAGACAAATGTGCCAACTTGGGGTTGACTGTATTGATTTTACGCAAGGTGGTTCTTTTCCAGGCGTCCGTGAACAAGGGTATCCGGATCTAGATAAGCTGCTTCAATTAAAACGCAGGATTCGCTCCCATGGGATGGAAATTAATCGGGTGACGCTTCCGAATATGACAAGCAGCTTTATGTTGGATGAGCCTGGCTCAGAGATTCAATTGGACAACGTATGCAGCGCTATTCAAACATTCGGTGAAGCGGGAATTACCCTTGTCCGGCAGCGGTTTGCGGGCGATGTGTTTCCCTATATGGCGGAGGAATACACAGCCGTGCACCGAGGGGGGACACTGGTACGCGGGGAGTCTATGAAGCGAAGTCCTGACCAACAGCCTCCCACAGTGGAACAACTAAATGAATGGTGGAAGCGCTTCGATATCGTATTCGGGAAGTTAGTTCCGCTTGCCGAAGCGTATAATGTGAATTTAGCCGTGCATCCTTCAGACACACCCTACCATAATACGCCTTTTGGGGGGCTGGGTTTAAATCGAGTGATCGATGCTTTCCCAAGCAGGAATGTAGGCCTTGTCTACTGCGTGGGTACCCGAGGAGAGGCAGGGGGCACACCGCTTGTTCTGGATGAAATTTATCAGTACGGACGCAAGGATCGGATCTTTCTTGTCCATTTCCGCAACATCCGGGGCAGCCTGGCGACAGCGGGTGCGTTCGAAGAAGCGATGCTCGACGATGGTCATATGAATATGGCGAAAATCCTATTAGCTCTTCATAAAGTTGGATATAACGGTTGTATCAATCCGGACCACATTCCAATGCTGGAAATGGATCGCGCACCTCGGCCTCAATCCGGCATGAGTTGGGTCGGATGGGCTTATGCTGTTGGTTATGTGAAAGCTCTCTTGGCGGCTTTAACTGAATTTAGAGGTGGGAGGGATTAA
- the kdgD gene encoding 5-dehydro-4-deoxyglucarate dehydratase: MGSDKHISLAGIMGFPVTPFHDSEQVDEKAFEANVRFLLDNGLDSIFVCAGSGEYQSLDLQEYEQLVSTGVSTVAGQVPVFAGVGGNVKDAVERAQLAERLGADGLLLLPPYLIIPEQEGLYQYYRTIAQSTDLSVIIYQRDNAIFTLSTIEKLASLPNVIGFKDGLGNFELNIEFVQSLGSKLQWMNGMPLAELTMPAYAALGYHSYSSAISNYMPQVSRKFYESLLGGDQAFVQTLYREVLLPIHRIRQLRKGYAVSLIKAGMDIVGLPIGLSVRPPLVRVEREHYVLLESIIKRSIDLIAISNKG, from the coding sequence ATGGGGAGCGATAAACATATTTCGCTTGCAGGTATTATGGGTTTTCCAGTTACGCCGTTTCATGATAGCGAGCAAGTGGATGAGAAAGCATTCGAGGCCAACGTCCGATTTTTGCTCGACAATGGATTAGATTCTATATTTGTTTGCGCTGGTTCAGGTGAATATCAATCTTTGGATTTGCAGGAATATGAACAGTTAGTTTCCACCGGAGTATCTACGGTTGCAGGACAAGTACCCGTGTTTGCAGGTGTCGGAGGAAATGTCAAAGATGCGGTGGAACGTGCTCAATTGGCGGAACGGCTTGGAGCAGACGGCTTATTGCTGCTGCCGCCATACCTCATTATTCCAGAGCAGGAAGGTCTGTACCAGTACTATCGGACGATTGCTCAGAGCACGGACTTATCTGTTATCATCTATCAACGGGATAACGCGATCTTCACACTAAGCACGATAGAAAAGCTGGCATCCCTTCCAAATGTCATTGGGTTCAAAGATGGATTAGGAAACTTCGAGTTAAATATAGAATTCGTACAGTCGCTGGGCAGCAAGCTGCAATGGATGAATGGGATGCCGCTTGCTGAACTGACGATGCCGGCATACGCAGCGCTTGGATATCATTCGTATTCATCGGCTATCTCCAATTACATGCCACAAGTATCGAGAAAGTTTTACGAGAGCTTACTTGGCGGAGATCAGGCTTTTGTTCAAACCCTTTACCGTGAAGTGCTCTTACCGATCCACCGCATTCGTCAACTCCGTAAAGGGTATGCGGTTTCACTCATTAAAGCGGGTATGGACATCGTCGGTTTGCCCATAGGGTTATCTGTTCGTCCGCCGCTAGTACGGGTAGAAAGAGAGCATTATGTGCTTTTGGAATCGATTATTAAACGGAGCATAGACCTTATCGCTATTTCCAATAAAGGTTAG